Within Phaeodactylum tricornutum CCAP 1055/1 chromosome 15, whole genome shotgun sequence, the genomic segment CACTTGTGGTAGGCGGGACTTCAGGCCGCGCCACAGGCGGAGAGCGTCGTTGTTGTACTTACTAGCGGACGACTCGTCAAAGAGCAACGACTCCTTGCGGAATTTTACCAACGGGGGTGTGAGATCATCGGTAATGGTCACATTCGTTCCACGGGAAGTCCAAAAGGTGTACTGATTGCTGTTCTGATCGCCGTCGCTGTTAGCCATTTGCAATTGGAGCGGCGAGACTGGCCGAGTGCTATATTGCCGGTTGGAAACATCAACGCTGACCAAGGCAAGACAACGACAGGCTTGAACAAAAGCGACCATTATCAGAAGCGACTTCATCGTAGTGAAGAGATTAGGAGTTAAATCCCTTGACACATCTGCATCGTGAAACCAAGAGGCATACACTGTTTGTCATGGTGGACCTCATGAAAGACAGGAAAATGGGTCGCACTTTTCGCTTCTGCGATAAAGTTCAGGTTTTATCTTCCAAGCTCGTTGTCCACGTGACTCCCACCTATCTGTATATTATCTACAGCTAAAACATTTATTTGGAAtggtgtcgtcgtcttgTCGTCATGTCTTCATAGAAAAAC encodes:
- a CDS encoding predicted protein, producing the protein MKSLLIMVAFVQACRCLALVSVDVSNRQYSTRPVSPLQLQMANSDGDQNSNQYTFWTSRGTNVTITDDLTPPLVKFRKESLLFDESSASKYNNDALRLWRGLKSRLPQVLTGARQVDTADDNPLAGIYNMIFVRLPTVAAGFVYGKNLYQGHPLIVDVGNGPWEVNPLFVLATLYVILR